The following proteins are co-located in the Rhodococcus opacus B4 genome:
- a CDS encoding DivIVA-like cell division protein Wag31 — MPLTPADVHNVAFSKPPIGKRGYNEDEVDAFLDLVEQELSRLIEENADLRQRVGELDKELADAKKAPRSTSAAPTPAPKAEPARVAEQPKAPVPAPAPAPAAAAAAAPAQGADAHMQAAKVLGLAQEMADRLTSDAKTESEQLLGNARTNSEQLVSDARTRSETMISDARQKSEALITDAQTRSETQLRQAKEKADALQADAEKKHTEIMATINQQRSVLEGRIEQLKTFEREYRVRLKSYLESQLEELEQRGSAVPVDGGQDSFAQGGSQSNYSQSYAKGNS; from the coding sequence ATGCCGCTGACTCCCGCTGATGTGCACAATGTCGCGTTCAGCAAGCCACCGATCGGTAAGCGGGGCTACAACGAAGACGAAGTCGATGCGTTTCTCGACCTCGTCGAGCAAGAGTTGTCGCGCCTGATCGAGGAGAACGCCGACCTTCGGCAGCGAGTTGGAGAGCTCGACAAGGAACTCGCCGATGCGAAGAAGGCTCCCCGCTCCACGTCCGCAGCACCCACTCCGGCCCCCAAGGCGGAACCCGCTCGCGTCGCCGAGCAGCCCAAGGCTCCGGTTCCCGCGCCCGCTCCGGCCCCCGCCGCCGCGGCTGCCGCGGCCCCCGCTCAGGGCGCCGACGCTCACATGCAGGCCGCCAAGGTCCTGGGTCTCGCCCAGGAGATGGCAGACCGTCTCACGAGCGACGCGAAGACCGAGTCCGAGCAGCTGCTCGGCAATGCGCGCACCAACTCGGAGCAGCTGGTCAGTGACGCGCGGACCCGTTCCGAGACGATGATCTCGGACGCCCGCCAGAAGTCGGAAGCACTGATCACCGACGCTCAGACCCGTTCCGAGACCCAGCTGCGCCAGGCCAAGGAGAAGGCTGACGCGCTGCAGGCGGACGCGGAGAAGAAGCACACCGAGATCATGGCGACGATCAACCAGCAGCGTTCGGTGCTGGAAGGCCGGATCGAGCAGCTGAAGACGTTCGAGCGCGAATACCGTGTGCGCCTGAAGTCGTACCTGGAGTCGCAGCTCGAGGAACTGGAGCAGCGGGGATCCGCGGTTCCGGTGGACGGCGGTCAGGATTCGTTCGCACAGGGTGGATCGCAGTCCAATTACAGCCAGTCCTACGCCAAGGGCAATAGCTGA
- a CDS encoding YggT family protein, whose product MALFSVIYLILFVFWLLLIGRIIVEFVRTFARDWRPTGVVVVILEAIFTVTDPPVKLLRRLIPPINLGGVRLDLSIMVLLFIVFILMSIVQGQARATGVV is encoded by the coding sequence GTGGCCTTGTTCTCGGTGATCTACTTGATACTGTTTGTCTTTTGGCTGCTACTCATCGGCAGAATCATTGTCGAGTTCGTACGGACCTTCGCACGAGACTGGCGGCCAACCGGCGTCGTGGTCGTCATTCTCGAAGCGATTTTTACGGTCACCGATCCACCGGTCAAACTGCTTCGGCGGTTGATCCCCCCGATCAATCTCGGTGGGGTGCGGTTGGATCTATCCATCATGGTCTTGCTGTTCATCGTCTTCATCCTGATGTCGATCGTTCAGGGACAAGCGCGTGCCACGGGAGTGGTGTGA
- a CDS encoding cell division protein SepF, whose protein sequence is MSSLHKFKAYFGMVPLDDYEDEYLDEPEPTRRPARPARDSGRDPYHDRDDRDFAEPAFSKAAYAPGRRDDLDDDFDRYESPRHSSRVEPVAVRSARPSASGAVRGSTRGALAVDTRSDRVESRRGPLFDEGGPLSKITTLRPRDYGEARTIGERFRDGTPVIMDLVEMSNADAKRLVDFAAGLAFALRGSFDKVATKVFLLSPADIDVSAEERRRIAETGFYSQK, encoded by the coding sequence ATGAGCAGTCTGCACAAGTTCAAGGCTTACTTCGGCATGGTTCCCCTCGACGACTACGAGGACGAGTACCTGGACGAGCCGGAACCCACGCGCAGGCCCGCTCGACCGGCGCGCGACAGTGGACGCGATCCCTACCACGACCGCGACGACCGTGACTTCGCCGAACCGGCCTTCAGCAAGGCCGCCTACGCACCCGGTCGGCGGGACGACCTCGACGACGACTTCGACCGGTACGAGAGCCCGCGGCACTCGTCCCGGGTCGAACCCGTGGCCGTCCGGTCGGCCCGTCCCAGCGCGAGCGGCGCTGTGCGCGGCAGCACTCGTGGCGCGCTCGCCGTCGACACGCGATCGGACCGGGTCGAGAGCCGTCGCGGTCCCCTCTTCGACGAAGGTGGCCCCCTGTCCAAGATCACCACGCTCCGCCCCCGCGACTACGGGGAGGCCCGCACCATCGGCGAGCGGTTCCGGGACGGCACCCCCGTCATCATGGACCTGGTCGAGATGAGCAACGCCGACGCCAAGCGCCTCGTGGATTTCGCCGCCGGGCTGGCGTTCGCACTGCGCGGCTCGTTCGACAAGGTGGCCACGAAGGTGTTCTTGCTCTCACCCGCCGACATCGACGTGTCCGCCGAGGAGCGTCGCCGCATCGCCGAAACGGGCTTCTACAGCCAGAAGTAA
- a CDS encoding YggS family pyridoxal phosphate-dependent enzyme, whose protein sequence is MSRTGDIEAALGAVRARLDAACLQAGRDPAEVSLLPVTKFFPESDARILYDLGCREFGESREQEATAKIAEFRTAVTDPSVRWHMIGHLQRNKAKAVAHWAYAIHSVDSERLVGALGRAAAAALEAGERPAPLRVLLQVSLDGDPQRGGAAIADLDRLAAQVQSSPGLEYRGLMAVPPIDADPDAAFEELHKIHARLRRDHPDATELSAGMTNDLEHAVRHGSTCVRVGTALLGARPITSK, encoded by the coding sequence ATGAGCAGGACCGGGGACATCGAGGCCGCACTCGGAGCCGTGCGCGCACGGCTCGACGCGGCGTGCCTGCAGGCCGGTCGCGACCCCGCGGAGGTGTCGCTCCTGCCCGTCACGAAATTCTTCCCCGAATCGGACGCGCGGATCCTGTACGACCTCGGCTGCCGTGAATTCGGGGAGTCGCGAGAGCAGGAGGCCACGGCCAAGATCGCGGAGTTCCGCACCGCGGTGACGGACCCGTCGGTGCGGTGGCACATGATCGGGCACCTCCAGCGCAACAAGGCGAAGGCCGTCGCGCACTGGGCGTATGCCATCCACTCGGTGGACAGCGAACGACTCGTCGGCGCCCTCGGCCGCGCGGCGGCCGCGGCCCTGGAGGCGGGGGAGCGGCCCGCGCCGCTGCGGGTGCTGCTGCAGGTCAGCCTGGACGGCGACCCGCAGCGCGGCGGCGCCGCGATCGCCGACCTCGATCGCCTTGCCGCGCAGGTGCAGTCGTCGCCGGGGCTCGAGTACCGCGGACTGATGGCGGTTCCGCCGATCGACGCCGACCCGGACGCGGCGTTCGAGGAACTGCACAAGATACACGCGCGGCTACGGCGCGACCATCCGGATGCGACGGAACTCTCGGCGGGGATGACGAATGATCTCGAGCACGCCGTCCGACACGGGTCCACCTGCGTGCGTGTCGGAACCGCGCTGTTGGGTGCGAGGCCTATAACCTCGAAATAG